From the genome of Mesorhizobium japonicum MAFF 303099, one region includes:
- a CDS encoding sterol desaturase family protein, translated as MDIFGIKGLLICALIFIPFEHLFHERPQKALRKGLGVDLIYVLFNGLIVKVVIVLIAANTLEAAAMLVPQSITQAVGGQPVWLQVPEIILITDIGVYWAHRAFHTIPALWKFHAVHHGIEELDWLGAFHSHPFDAILTKALSLTPIFFLGFSEASIAVFSVIYFWHTLLVHSNVRIPFGPLKWLIASPQFHRWHHANQREAYDKNFAGQLPVLDMVFGTYNATGDKVPEKYGVDDPIPSSYFGQVSYPLLSGEKRSNRPVPSTKA; from the coding sequence ATGGATATATTTGGCATCAAGGGGCTGTTGATCTGCGCGCTGATCTTCATTCCGTTCGAACATCTTTTCCACGAACGGCCCCAGAAGGCCCTGCGCAAGGGTCTGGGTGTTGATCTGATCTATGTGCTGTTCAATGGGCTTATCGTAAAAGTGGTCATCGTTCTGATCGCGGCCAACACACTCGAAGCCGCCGCGATGCTCGTTCCGCAATCGATCACGCAGGCCGTCGGCGGCCAGCCGGTCTGGCTGCAGGTTCCCGAAATCATCCTGATCACCGATATCGGCGTCTACTGGGCACACCGGGCCTTCCACACAATCCCTGCGCTTTGGAAATTTCATGCGGTGCACCACGGCATCGAGGAGCTGGACTGGCTCGGTGCTTTCCACTCCCACCCGTTCGACGCCATCCTCACAAAGGCATTGTCGCTGACGCCGATCTTTTTCCTCGGCTTCTCCGAAGCCTCCATCGCCGTCTTTTCAGTCATCTACTTCTGGCACACGCTGCTTGTTCATTCGAACGTGCGGATACCGTTCGGCCCCTTGAAGTGGCTGATCGCCAGCCCGCAGTTCCATCGCTGGCACCATGCCAACCAGCGCGAGGCCTATGACAAGAACTTCGCCGGGCAATTGCCTGTCCTCGACATGGTGTTCGGCACCTACAATGCCACCGGCGACAAGGTGCCGGAAAAATACGGCGTCGATGATCCGATCCCCTCCAGCTATTTCGGGCAGGTCAGCTATCCGCTCCTGTCGGGCGAGAAGCGATCGAACCGTCCAGTGCCGAGCACCAAAGCCTGA
- a CDS encoding alpha/beta fold hydrolase gives MDHHDDDLAKFEARGATPLPATRDEGQVEHEGAKIWYATFGAGLPVILLHGGLGHSGNWGFQVPALLKAGYQVVVIDSRGHGRSSRDERPYKYELMASDVLAVMDALRLKKAAMVGWSDGACVALILGMKAPDRVTGVFFFGCNMDPSGAREFEPSPVIDRCFARHAKDYAELSATPDQFDAFVKDVGLMMKTEPNYTATDLARTRVPVAIVQSEHDEFIRHEHASYLASSIPGSELITLPGVSHFAPLQRPGQFNSVLLAFLENIHS, from the coding sequence ATGGACCATCACGACGACGACCTCGCGAAATTCGAAGCGCGTGGCGCGACACCCCTTCCGGCCACAAGAGACGAAGGCCAGGTGGAACATGAGGGCGCAAAAATCTGGTACGCCACCTTTGGCGCCGGCCTTCCCGTGATCCTGTTGCATGGCGGCCTCGGCCATAGCGGCAATTGGGGATTTCAGGTCCCCGCGCTGCTCAAGGCCGGCTACCAGGTCGTGGTGATCGACAGTCGCGGCCACGGGCGCAGCAGCCGCGACGAACGGCCGTACAAATATGAACTGATGGCTTCCGATGTCCTGGCCGTGATGGACGCGCTGCGCTTGAAGAAGGCGGCTATGGTGGGTTGGAGCGATGGCGCCTGCGTTGCCCTGATCCTTGGCATGAAAGCCCCCGACCGCGTCACCGGTGTGTTCTTCTTCGGCTGCAACATGGATCCGAGCGGTGCCAGGGAATTCGAGCCCAGTCCCGTCATCGATCGCTGTTTTGCCCGGCACGCCAAGGACTATGCCGAATTGTCGGCGACGCCGGACCAGTTCGACGCATTCGTCAAAGACGTCGGCCTGATGATGAAGACCGAACCCAACTACACCGCCACCGACCTGGCGCGGACGCGTGTGCCCGTGGCGATCGTTCAAAGCGAGCATGACGAGTTCATCAGACACGAGCATGCGAGCTATCTGGCCAGCAGCATCCCGGGTTCGGAATTGATCACCCTGCCTGGTGTCAGCCATTTCGCGCCGCTGCAACGGCCTGGGCAGTTCAACAGCGTTCTGCTGGCCTTCCTCGAAAACATTCATTCCTGA
- a CDS encoding DUF2161 domain-containing phosphodiesterase yields the protein MNETSLYAPVKRFLESLDFVVKGEIGGCDIVALRGGEPPVVVICELKLQFNLELVLQGVDRATACDEVWLAARMSARGKGRESDARFRNLCRRLGFGVLGVTANDKVEVLVSPAAPEPRRNARRRSRLVDEHQRRRGDPVAGGGSRNPIMTAYRQSALTCAAAMADGPKRPRDLKALTPIAPKILQHNVYGWFARVDRGLYDLTDAGRASLVRWPQTPHDEVRHEILIASTP from the coding sequence ATGAACGAGACCTCACTCTATGCACCGGTGAAGCGGTTCCTCGAAAGTCTCGACTTTGTTGTGAAGGGCGAGATCGGCGGCTGTGACATCGTCGCGCTACGCGGGGGCGAGCCGCCGGTGGTCGTCATCTGCGAGCTGAAGCTGCAGTTCAATCTGGAATTGGTGCTGCAAGGCGTCGACCGAGCGACCGCTTGCGACGAGGTCTGGCTGGCGGCGCGCATGTCGGCGCGGGGCAAGGGACGCGAAAGCGACGCCCGGTTCCGCAATCTCTGCCGCCGGCTTGGCTTCGGCGTGCTTGGCGTGACAGCCAACGACAAGGTCGAAGTGCTTGTCAGTCCCGCCGCGCCGGAGCCGCGCAGGAATGCACGGCGGCGCTCCCGCCTTGTCGACGAGCACCAGCGCCGCCGCGGCGATCCTGTCGCCGGTGGAGGATCGCGCAATCCGATCATGACCGCCTATCGCCAAAGTGCCCTCACCTGTGCGGCTGCGATGGCGGACGGTCCCAAACGACCGCGCGATCTGAAGGCCTTGACGCCGATCGCGCCGAAAATCCTGCAGCACAATGTCTATGGTTGGTTCGCGCGCGTCGACCGCGGCCTCTACGATCTCACCGATGCCGGCCGCGCCTCGCTGGTCCGTTGGCCGCAGACACCGCATGATGAGGTCCGACACGAGATTTTGATTGCGTCGACCCCCTGA
- a CDS encoding DUF930 domain-containing protein — MLLVPPMKTLCMMAIASLTLAFPASAMDNALRAGLMKLDPQTRLEQRCDAEVLDRITHDDRKFKADRVVAYAFATPEMSADAIRSPGAAFRSKGQWYRLKFKCQTGPDHMDVLQLRYRIGDEIPEADWAKYNLYD; from the coding sequence ATGCTGCTTGTCCCGCCCATGAAGACACTCTGCATGATGGCCATTGCGTCCCTGACGCTGGCTTTCCCGGCCAGCGCGATGGACAATGCTTTGCGTGCCGGGCTGATGAAACTTGATCCGCAAACACGCCTCGAGCAGCGCTGCGATGCCGAAGTCCTGGACCGGATCACCCACGATGATCGCAAGTTCAAGGCCGACCGGGTCGTCGCCTACGCCTTCGCGACGCCCGAGATGAGCGCCGATGCGATCAGGAGTCCGGGTGCGGCGTTCCGCAGCAAGGGACAGTGGTATCGGCTGAAATTCAAATGCCAGACCGGGCCGGACCATATGGACGTCCTGCAGCTGCGCTACCGGATCGGCGACGAAATTCCGGAAGCCGACTGGGCGAAGTACAATCTCTACGATTAG
- a CDS encoding TerC family protein, with protein MEIFTAAGISALFQVIAIDLALAGDNAIVIGLAAAGLPAAQRKRAILVGIAAATVLRIFFALITQWLLTIGPMLLIAGGLLLLWVCWKMWRELRVSHDEERDATEALSNGDFDKDGVVGGKGSGKTFSQAAWQIVIADVSMSLDNVLAVAGAAMNHPTVLVIGLALSIALMGFAASFVARLLHKYRWIAYIGLAIILYVAVKMLLDGAVQQFPEHFAFLAPWFGSGGH; from the coding sequence ATGGAAATATTTACCGCCGCGGGCATATCGGCTCTTTTTCAGGTCATCGCTATCGATCTTGCGCTCGCGGGTGACAACGCCATCGTCATCGGCCTCGCCGCGGCCGGCCTGCCGGCCGCCCAGCGCAAGCGCGCCATTCTGGTCGGCATCGCGGCCGCCACCGTGCTTCGCATTTTCTTCGCCCTGATCACGCAATGGCTGCTGACCATCGGCCCCATGCTGCTGATCGCCGGTGGCCTGCTTCTGCTGTGGGTGTGCTGGAAGATGTGGCGCGAATTGCGCGTCAGCCACGATGAGGAGCGCGACGCGACCGAAGCGCTGTCGAATGGCGACTTCGACAAGGACGGCGTCGTCGGCGGCAAGGGATCCGGCAAGACCTTCTCGCAGGCCGCCTGGCAGATCGTCATTGCCGACGTGTCGATGTCGCTGGACAATGTCCTGGCCGTGGCAGGTGCTGCCATGAACCATCCGACCGTGCTGGTCATCGGACTGGCCCTGTCGATCGCCTTGATGGGTTTTGCCGCGTCGTTTGTCGCGCGTCTGCTGCACAAATACCGCTGGATTGCCTATATCGGCCTGGCAATCATCCTTTATGTCGCGGTCAAGATGCTGCTTGACGGGGCCGTACAGCAATTCCCCGAGCACTTCGCCTTCCTGGCGCCCTGGTTCGGATCCGGAGGCCACTGA
- the rimO gene encoding 30S ribosomal protein S12 methylthiotransferase RimO, with product MSAPRVSFVSLGCPKALVDSERIITRLRAEGYEIARKHDGADLVVVNTCGFLDSARDESLNAIGSALSENGRVIVTGCLGAEPDVIREKHPNVLAITGPQAYESVMAAVHEAAPPSHDPYIDLLPPQGVKLTPRHYAYLKISEGCNNRCTFCIIPALRGDLVSRPAADVLREAEKLAKAGVKELLVISQDTSAYGIDIKYQTSMFGDREVRAKFLDLSEELGKLGIWVRMHYVYPYPHVADVIPLMAEGKILPYLDIPFQHASPQVLKNMRRPAHGEKTLERIRGWRDVCPDLAIRSTFIVGFPGETDEDFEMLLDWLDEAKIDRAGCFKYEPVKGARSNDLGLEQVPQDVKEARWHRFMQRQQKISATQLAKKVGKRLPVLIDEAHGTSAKGRTKYDAPEIDGSVHIQSRRPMRAGDIVTVKIERADAYDLYGSAV from the coding sequence ATGTCCGCCCCTCGCGTCAGTTTCGTCAGCCTTGGATGCCCGAAGGCGCTCGTGGATTCCGAGCGCATCATCACGCGCCTGCGCGCCGAAGGCTATGAGATCGCCCGCAAGCATGACGGCGCCGATCTTGTCGTGGTCAACACCTGCGGTTTCCTGGACTCCGCCCGCGACGAGTCGCTCAACGCCATCGGTTCCGCGCTTTCGGAAAACGGCAGAGTCATCGTCACCGGCTGCCTCGGCGCCGAGCCGGACGTGATCCGCGAAAAGCACCCCAATGTGTTGGCGATCACCGGACCACAGGCTTATGAGAGCGTCATGGCAGCCGTGCATGAGGCGGCCCCGCCCTCGCACGATCCCTATATCGATCTGCTGCCGCCGCAGGGCGTCAAGCTGACGCCGCGCCACTATGCCTATCTCAAGATCTCGGAAGGCTGCAACAACCGCTGCACCTTCTGCATCATTCCCGCACTTCGCGGCGATCTCGTTTCGCGCCCGGCGGCCGATGTGCTGCGCGAAGCCGAAAAACTGGCCAAGGCCGGCGTCAAGGAACTGCTCGTCATCTCGCAGGACACCAGCGCCTACGGCATCGACATCAAGTACCAGACCTCTATGTTCGGCGACCGTGAAGTGCGCGCGAAATTCCTCGATCTGTCGGAGGAATTGGGCAAGCTCGGCATCTGGGTGCGGATGCACTATGTCTACCCCTACCCGCATGTCGCCGACGTCATCCCGCTGATGGCCGAGGGCAAGATCCTTCCCTATCTCGACATCCCGTTCCAGCACGCCTCGCCGCAGGTGCTGAAGAACATGCGCCGGCCGGCGCATGGCGAAAAGACGCTGGAGCGCATTCGCGGCTGGCGCGACGTGTGCCCTGACCTCGCCATCCGCTCGACCTTCATCGTCGGCTTCCCCGGCGAGACAGACGAGGATTTCGAGATGCTGCTCGACTGGCTGGATGAGGCAAAAATCGACCGTGCCGGCTGCTTCAAATACGAGCCGGTCAAAGGCGCCCGTTCCAACGACCTCGGCCTCGAGCAGGTGCCGCAGGACGTCAAGGAAGCGCGCTGGCACCGCTTCATGCAGCGCCAGCAGAAGATTTCCGCGACGCAGCTGGCGAAAAAGGTCGGCAAGCGCCTGCCGGTGCTGATCGACGAAGCGCATGGCACTTCGGCCAAGGGCCGCACCAAATACGATGCGCCCGAGATCGACGGCTCGGTCCACATCCAGTCGCGCCGCCCGATGCGTGCCGGTGACATCGTCACCGTCAAGATCGAGCGAGCCGACGCCTACGACCTCTACGGTTCGGCCGTCTGA
- a CDS encoding BMP family ABC transporter substrate-binding protein: MKKLLIALMTTTAALSLAASAEAADKLKACWVYTGPIGDFGYSYQHDQGRLEVEKALGDKVETAYLENVSEGPDADRAFERLAREGCKIIFGTSFGFMDAEVKVAKKFPKVMFEHATGYKTGDNLGIYNARFYEGRYVLGQIAAKESKSGVAGYIVSFPIPEVVMGINSFMLGAQSINPNFKAKIVWVNSWFDPGKEADAAKALFDQGADIIVQHTDSTAALQVAEERKLHGFGQSSDMIKFAPNAQLTSLTDEWGPYYISRVQAAIDGTWKPDNVWLGIKDGAVKLAPYTNMPDDVKALAEATEKKIAGGWNPFTGPIAKQDGTPWLKDGEVADDGTLLGMNFYVKGVDDKLPQ, translated from the coding sequence ATGAAAAAACTGCTTATTGCCCTGATGACGACGACAGCGGCATTGTCGCTGGCCGCGTCCGCAGAGGCTGCCGACAAGTTGAAGGCCTGCTGGGTCTATACCGGCCCGATCGGCGATTTCGGCTACTCCTACCAGCACGACCAGGGCCGGCTCGAAGTCGAGAAGGCGCTCGGCGACAAGGTCGAGACCGCCTATCTGGAGAACGTCTCCGAAGGTCCCGATGCCGACCGTGCTTTCGAGCGCCTGGCGCGCGAAGGCTGCAAGATCATCTTCGGGACGTCGTTCGGCTTCATGGACGCCGAGGTGAAGGTCGCCAAGAAATTCCCGAAAGTGATGTTCGAGCACGCCACCGGCTACAAGACGGGTGACAATCTCGGCATCTACAATGCCCGCTTCTATGAAGGCCGCTACGTACTCGGCCAGATTGCCGCCAAGGAATCGAAGTCCGGCGTCGCCGGTTACATCGTGTCCTTCCCGATCCCGGAAGTGGTAATGGGCATCAACTCCTTCATGCTCGGCGCGCAGTCGATCAATCCGAACTTCAAGGCCAAGATCGTCTGGGTCAACTCATGGTTCGATCCGGGCAAGGAAGCCGACGCCGCCAAGGCGCTGTTCGACCAGGGCGCCGACATCATCGTCCAGCACACCGACTCGACCGCCGCCCTGCAGGTCGCCGAGGAGCGCAAGCTGCATGGCTTCGGCCAGTCGTCCGACATGATCAAGTTCGCGCCGAATGCGCAGCTGACCTCGCTGACCGACGAATGGGGCCCGTACTACATCAGCCGGGTACAGGCAGCCATCGACGGCACCTGGAAGCCGGACAATGTCTGGCTCGGCATCAAGGACGGCGCGGTCAAGCTCGCGCCCTACACCAACATGCCCGACGACGTGAAGGCTCTGGCCGAGGCGACCGAGAAGAAAATCGCCGGCGGCTGGAACCCCTTTACCGGACCGATCGCCAAGCAGGACGGCACACCGTGGCTGAAGGACGGTGAAGTCGCCGATGACGGCACGCTGCTCGGCATGAATTTCTACGTGAAGGGCGTCGACGACAAGCTGCCGCAGTAA
- a CDS encoding ABC transporter permease — protein MDITVNILLTIATAATPLLIAAIGELVVERSGVLNLGVEGMMIMGAVGGFGAGYLTGSPWIGLLAAIAMGALFSLLFAVMTLSLATNQVATGLSLTLLGLGLSGMIGTSFVGQPGVRLPNLDIPGLSSIPVVGKLLFGQDPVFYISIVLTAAVMWFLFKTRTGLTLRSIGDSHTSAHALGIKVIRYRYLAVIFGGACAGLAGGHLSLVYTPQWVENMTAGRGWIALALVVFASWRPWRVLAGAYIFGAVWIGQLHAQAFGIPVPSQMLSSLPYLATVVVLVLISRNKRLTMMNTPASLGQPFVPDR, from the coding sequence ATGGACATCACCGTCAACATCCTCTTGACCATCGCAACGGCCGCAACGCCGCTTTTGATCGCGGCGATCGGCGAACTGGTGGTCGAGCGCTCCGGCGTGCTCAATCTCGGCGTCGAGGGCATGATGATCATGGGCGCGGTCGGCGGCTTCGGGGCCGGCTACCTGACCGGCTCGCCCTGGATCGGCCTATTGGCGGCGATCGCCATGGGGGCGTTGTTCTCGCTGCTGTTCGCCGTCATGACTCTGTCGCTGGCCACCAACCAAGTGGCGACCGGCCTGTCGCTGACGCTGCTCGGCCTCGGCCTCTCCGGCATGATCGGCACGAGCTTCGTCGGCCAGCCCGGCGTCAGGCTGCCCAATCTCGACATTCCCGGCCTGAGCTCCATCCCGGTTGTCGGCAAGCTGCTGTTCGGCCAGGATCCGGTGTTCTACATCTCGATCGTGCTGACCGCCGCCGTCATGTGGTTCCTGTTCAAGACGCGAACCGGACTGACGCTGCGCTCGATCGGCGACAGCCACACCTCGGCGCATGCGCTCGGCATCAAGGTCATCCGCTACCGCTATTTGGCGGTGATCTTCGGTGGCGCCTGCGCCGGTCTCGCCGGCGGCCATCTGTCGCTGGTCTACACGCCGCAATGGGTCGAGAACATGACCGCGGGCCGCGGCTGGATCGCCTTGGCGCTCGTCGTGTTTGCGTCGTGGCGGCCGTGGCGGGTGCTGGCCGGCGCCTACATCTTCGGCGCGGTGTGGATCGGCCAGCTTCATGCACAGGCTTTTGGCATTCCGGTGCCCTCGCAGATGCTTTCTTCTCTGCCCTATCTGGCAACCGTCGTGGTTCTCGTTCTAATCTCGCGCAACAAGCGTCTGACGATGATGAACACGCCGGCATCCCTGGGGCAGCCATTCGTTCCGGATCGTTGA
- a CDS encoding ABC transporter permease: MMRLELVKRPQRSALFSALSPFIAFALTIIAGAVLFALLGVNPLTAFRIYFIEPISQVWQLHELAIKAAPLILIAVGLSVCYKANIWNIGAEGQFIFGAIFGSAIPVLFPQFEGPLVLPLMLLLGMVGGAAYAAIPAFLKTRFNTNEILTSLMLVYVAQLFLDWLVRGPWRDPQGHGFPQTIQFGDSAVLPELMPDAGRANWGFVFALVAAVLIWILMGRMLKGFEVRVLGSSPRAGRFAGFGLSRMVFFAFLLSGALAGLAGISEVSGAIGQLQPVISPGYGFTAIIVAFLGRLNPLGIIAAGLVLALTYLGGEAVQSALGISDKVARVFQGMLLFFVLGCDTLIHYRIRLIGMALTKQEGTAKLDAAPKLKEAR; encoded by the coding sequence ATGATGCGCCTCGAACTCGTCAAACGCCCGCAGCGCTCCGCGCTGTTTTCGGCCCTGTCGCCGTTCATCGCCTTCGCGCTGACGATCATCGCCGGCGCGGTTCTGTTCGCGCTGCTCGGTGTCAATCCGCTGACCGCGTTCCGGATCTACTTCATCGAACCGATCAGCCAGGTCTGGCAACTGCATGAGCTGGCGATCAAGGCGGCACCGCTGATCCTGATCGCGGTCGGCCTCTCGGTCTGCTACAAAGCCAACATCTGGAACATCGGCGCCGAGGGCCAGTTTATTTTCGGCGCCATCTTCGGCTCCGCCATTCCGGTGCTGTTCCCGCAATTCGAAGGGCCGCTGGTGCTGCCGCTGATGCTTTTGCTCGGCATGGTCGGCGGCGCCGCCTATGCGGCGATACCCGCCTTTCTGAAGACCCGCTTCAACACCAACGAGATCTTGACCAGCCTGATGCTGGTCTATGTCGCGCAGCTCTTCCTCGACTGGCTGGTGCGCGGTCCCTGGCGCGATCCGCAGGGCCACGGTTTCCCGCAGACGATCCAGTTCGGCGACTCCGCCGTGCTGCCGGAATTGATGCCGGACGCCGGACGTGCCAATTGGGGCTTTGTGTTTGCGCTGGTTGCCGCGGTGCTGATCTGGATCCTGATGGGACGCATGCTGAAGGGCTTCGAGGTGCGGGTGCTGGGTTCCAGCCCGCGGGCCGGGCGCTTCGCCGGTTTCGGCCTCAGCCGCATGGTGTTCTTCGCCTTCCTGCTGTCGGGCGCGCTGGCCGGACTTGCCGGCATTTCGGAAGTCTCCGGCGCCATCGGACAGTTGCAGCCGGTTATTTCTCCCGGCTACGGCTTCACCGCCATCATCGTGGCGTTCCTCGGCCGCCTCAATCCGCTCGGCATCATCGCCGCGGGCCTGGTCCTGGCGCTGACCTATCTCGGCGGCGAGGCGGTGCAAAGCGCTCTCGGCATTTCCGACAAGGTGGCGCGGGTGTTCCAGGGCATGCTTTTGTTCTTCGTGCTCGGCTGCGACACGCTCATCCACTACCGCATCCGCCTGATCGGCATGGCGCTGACGAAACAGGAAGGCACGGCGAAGCTGGACGCCGCGCCGAAGTTGAAGGAAGCCCGCTGA
- a CDS encoding ABC transporter ATP-binding protein — protein sequence MGGTVSANHDGANLLEVRGLTKIFGTLTACDHIDLNIAKGEIHALLGENGAGKSTLVKMLFGSLEPNSGEIFWNGQAVRITSPGAAKKLGIGMVFQHFSLFEALTAAENIALSLDDGSPISSIAAKARALSYSYGLPLDPDSLVGDLSVGERQRIEIIRCLLQTPQLIILDEPTSVLTPQEADKLFETLERLRAEGKSILYISHRLEEVKRICDRATVLRHGKVVGHCNPREETAASLARMMVGNEVQAVVRAPVEGIETAQPLLEIRSLTRKPATPFSIPLKAISLNVRAGEVIGIAGVAGNGQGEFFESVSGEVLQQDAASVRIRGKDAGGLTITGRRLLGAAFVPEERLGHGAAPRMKLSENLLLSRHATDGKAFVGTGGMVKSGAIYAASQRIIEAMDVRKSAPDPEAAALSGGNLQKFIVGRELDRRPSVMVVNQPTWGVDAGAAAHIRQALIELSRSGSAVLVISQDLDELFEISDAIAVMHNGELSKPMPIAEATFEKVGLLMGGAEPGHAEHTLETA from the coding sequence ATGGGAGGCACTGTGAGTGCAAATCATGATGGGGCGAACCTGCTCGAGGTTCGTGGCCTGACCAAGATATTCGGCACGTTGACTGCGTGCGACCATATCGATCTCAACATCGCCAAAGGTGAAATCCACGCGCTGCTCGGCGAGAACGGCGCCGGCAAGTCGACGCTGGTCAAGATGCTGTTCGGCTCGCTGGAGCCCAATTCCGGCGAGATTTTCTGGAACGGCCAGGCGGTGCGGATCACCAGCCCGGGTGCCGCCAAGAAGCTCGGCATCGGCATGGTGTTCCAGCATTTTTCGCTGTTCGAGGCGCTGACCGCGGCCGAGAACATCGCGCTGTCGCTCGATGACGGCTCGCCGATCAGCAGCATCGCGGCAAAGGCGAGGGCGCTTTCCTACAGTTACGGCCTGCCGCTCGATCCGGACTCGCTGGTCGGCGACCTGTCGGTCGGTGAGCGCCAGCGCATCGAGATCATCCGCTGCCTGCTGCAGACGCCGCAACTCATCATCCTTGACGAGCCGACCTCGGTGCTGACGCCGCAGGAAGCAGACAAGCTGTTCGAGACGCTGGAGCGGCTGCGCGCGGAAGGCAAATCGATCCTCTACATTTCGCACCGGCTGGAAGAGGTCAAACGCATCTGCGACCGCGCCACCGTGTTGCGGCATGGCAAGGTGGTCGGCCATTGCAACCCGCGCGAGGAGACAGCCGCCTCGCTCGCGCGCATGATGGTCGGCAACGAGGTGCAGGCCGTGGTGCGTGCACCCGTCGAAGGGATCGAGACCGCGCAGCCGCTGCTTGAAATCCGTAGCCTCACTCGCAAGCCGGCGACGCCGTTCTCCATTCCGCTCAAGGCCATCAGCCTCAACGTCCGCGCCGGCGAGGTGATCGGCATTGCCGGTGTCGCCGGCAACGGCCAGGGCGAGTTCTTCGAATCCGTCTCCGGCGAAGTGTTGCAGCAGGACGCCGCCTCGGTGCGCATCCGCGGCAAGGATGCCGGTGGGCTGACCATCACCGGACGGCGCCTGCTGGGGGCCGCCTTCGTGCCGGAAGAGCGCCTCGGCCATGGTGCCGCACCGCGCATGAAACTTTCGGAAAACCTTTTGCTGTCGCGCCATGCCACGGACGGCAAGGCGTTTGTCGGCACCGGTGGAATGGTCAAGAGCGGCGCCATTTACGCGGCCTCGCAACGCATCATCGAGGCGATGGACGTGCGCAAGAGCGCGCCGGATCCGGAAGCGGCAGCACTTTCGGGCGGAAACCTGCAGAAATTCATCGTCGGCCGCGAACTCGACCGCCGGCCCAGCGTCATGGTGGTGAACCAGCCGACTTGGGGCGTCGACGCCGGCGCCGCAGCCCACATCCGCCAAGCGCTGATCGAACTGTCGCGGAGCGGATCGGCGGTGCTGGTGATCAGCCAGGACCTCGACGAGCTGTTCGAGATTTCGGACGCGATCGCGGTCATGCACAACGGCGAACTGTCCAAGCCGATGCCGATCGCCGAAGCAACCTTCGAGAAGGTCGGCCTGCTGATGGGCGGCGCCGAGCCCGGCCACGCCGAACATACGCTGGAGACGGCATGA
- a CDS encoding quinone oxidoreductase family protein, whose amino-acid sequence MSKAIRIHAHGGPEVLTYEDADPGQPGSGQILVRHTAIGLNFIDVYHRSGLYPPPGGFPLIPGSEAAGVVREVGEGVDWLKPGDRIAYSTNVGAYAEQRVIAAGLVVKIPDGISDEQAAAMMLKGMTAEYLLRRTFKVKAGDTILFHAAAGGVGLILGQWAKHLGATVIGTASSTDKIELAKAHGFDHVINYREQDFVAGVAAITGGKKCDVVYDSVGNDTFPASLDCLKPLGMFVSFGQSSGPIPPFSMSLLAQKGSLFATRPTLFVYNAKREDLDASAAALFDVVLSGAVKIQINQRYALKDAGKAHADLEGRRTTGTTILIP is encoded by the coding sequence ATGTCCAAAGCAATCCGCATCCACGCCCATGGCGGCCCGGAAGTTCTGACCTATGAGGACGCCGATCCCGGCCAACCGGGTTCCGGGCAGATCCTGGTCAGGCATACGGCGATCGGCCTCAACTTCATCGATGTCTATCATCGCTCAGGCCTTTATCCGCCGCCCGGGGGCTTTCCGCTCATTCCGGGCAGCGAAGCCGCCGGCGTGGTGCGGGAGGTCGGTGAGGGCGTCGACTGGCTGAAGCCAGGCGACCGGATCGCCTATTCGACGAATGTCGGTGCCTATGCCGAGCAACGCGTCATCGCCGCCGGCCTCGTGGTCAAGATTCCCGATGGCATCAGCGACGAGCAGGCGGCCGCGATGATGCTGAAAGGCATGACCGCCGAATATTTGCTTCGCCGGACCTTCAAGGTGAAGGCGGGTGACACCATCCTGTTCCATGCCGCGGCCGGCGGCGTTGGCCTCATTCTGGGTCAGTGGGCGAAACATCTCGGCGCAACCGTCATCGGCACTGCAAGCTCCACCGACAAGATCGAGCTCGCCAAGGCGCACGGTTTCGACCATGTCATCAACTACAGGGAGCAGGATTTCGTCGCCGGCGTCGCCGCCATCACCGGCGGCAAAAAATGCGATGTCGTCTACGATTCGGTGGGCAATGACACATTCCCGGCCTCGCTCGATTGCTTGAAGCCGCTCGGCATGTTCGTCAGCTTCGGCCAGTCGTCGGGACCGATCCCGCCCTTCTCGATGTCATTGCTGGCACAGAAGGGCTCGCTGTTCGCCACAAGGCCGACGCTGTTCGTCTACAACGCAAAACGCGAGGACCTCGACGCCTCCGCGGCCGCGCTGTTCGACGTGGTGCTCAGCGGCGCCGTCAAGATCCAGATCAACCAGCGCTATGCGCTGAAGGATGCAGGCAAGGCACATGCCGACCTCGAGGGGCGCAGGACGACAGGGACGACCATTCTCATCCCTTAG